In Phaseolus vulgaris cultivar G19833 chromosome 3, P. vulgaris v2.0, whole genome shotgun sequence, the sequence ATTCCCATGTTTCGTTTTTTAGAAGACTCTTAACTTTTTCTTGCATAGCAGCAATCCACTTTGTTGAGTCGTCACTAGAGATAGCTTCAGAATAATTATTGGGTTCACCTTTTTCACCCATCTCTTATgcaatagttaaagcataagcaatgttggtagattctgcaattaatctttgagtcgGTTTTCTTGGTCTCTGTTGTGGAAGTTCTTAAGCTATAGACCACAATTGTGGTAACCCTTGTCGTTGAGATGGACATTGCTCATGTGGACTCAAATGTTCATTTGTACCATCAATAGCAGTGGCTTGATCATCTTGAGTACTGGAGGAATTGGGAACGTTTTCCTCATGAGCAggtgttttaatctcaaactccaccttctcTCGAGCATCTCCCTAGTCACCTATATCAATTGAGGAAATGACGGTATCTTTTACAGAAGAGAGCATAACATTTTCATTAAAGGTCACATTCCGACTGTGAATTACTTTGTGAGATTTCGGGTCATATAAACGATAGCCTTTAACCCCTAAGCCATAACccaagaaaatgcacttcttaACATGAGGTTCTAATTTTCCCTCGTTTACATGAGAATAAGCAGggcaaccaaatattttaagattagaataatCCACAGGGTTACCTGACCAGACTTCTTCTGGAATGTTGCAATCAATTGATCTGTTAGGAGGGTGATTTATCAAATAACATGTCGTTGAAGCTACTTCAgctcaaaaatattttctcaaacCAGAATGGGAGAGCATGCAACGAACTCTCTCCAAGATAGTTCTATTCATCCTTTCTGCAACCCCGTTTTGTTGTGGAGTCCTTGGGATGGTGAAGTGTTTGGAAATGTCTTCCTTCTTGTAGAAATCATTGAATTCATTCGAACAAAACTCAAGGCCATTGTTTATCCTTagcctctttatcttcttgccagtttgattctcaatcaataattttcactctttaaaagtggaaaatgcTTCATTCTTATGTTTGAGAAAATATACCTAAAGTTTTCATTagaaatcatcaataattgtcatcatataaCGACATTTACCTCTAGAGGGAACTTTTGAAGGACCCCAAAGATCCGAATGAATATAATCCAAAGTACCTTTGGTTTTGTGTATGACTTTAGAAAAACTAACCTTTTTCTGTTTACCAAAAATGCAATGTTCACATAAATTAACCTTTCCAGTACAGTGGTAACCAAGGTGACCCTTCTTCTTGAGGATTAGAATTCCCTTCTCACTCATATGGCCtaatctcatatgccacaacttgtGTTATCTTTGTTGGGGAGGCAACAACTGCAAAACCTGTAACTGTGGAACCCTGCAACACATACAAACTATCACATCGAATTGCCTTTAGTAACACAAGAGCTCCTTTAGACATTTTTAAAATTCCACCTTCAGCTGAGTATCTACACCCATGAGATTCAAGGGTGCCTAAGGAAATGAGATTTCGTTTCAACTCAGGGACATATCTGATACTTGTTAAATTTCTAACAATTCCATCatgtgtcttgattttgattgttcctTCACCAACAACTTTGCATTGAGCATCGTTTCCCATCAAAACAAGACCATCATAAATTGGTTCATATGTGGTAAACCATTCTCTATTGTGAGACATGTGAAAAGTacaaccaaaataaaaaaattcattcattTTTAGACCTTTGTTCAGTGTTGGAAGCTACAAAACAATCCCCATCAGATTCAGTTTCAACAATATTGGCTTCAGCAGATTTTTCTGGTTGTTTACCATTTTCCTtatcttctctatcttgcttatttttcaatttataacatTCAAAGATCTTGTGTccctttttcttgcaataatgacaatatttggagttcttgcctctagattttgacctaaatttatatttaatgtacctacctttctcttggtttctccCTCTAACTACTAATCATTCACCAGAACTTCCAGAATGAATTTTAGTATCAATTTTTTCTCTAGCTAGTAAATTAGTCTTGACATCATCAAAGCTTAAGGTAAGATAATTAccgtataacataatttctttgaattgttGATACGAGGGTGgtagagaaacaataagtagaacgactttatcctcatcatcaattttaacatccaaattttccaaataaattatgatggaattaaattcaACAAGGTGAGATTGGATGGGAGTACCTTCAAAAATTCGAAGTGTTAAGAGTCCGCTCCTTTAACCGGAATTTGTTTGCAAGACTATTGGTCATGTATAGAGACTCCAATTTACTCCATTTGTCTACTGCAGTTTTCTCGTTGATGACCTCACGCAACACTTCACGAGATAAGCATAACTGGATTGTAGACAATGTCTTTTCATCCATCTCATCTCACTGGCCTCGTCAATTTACCTGCTAGaactttctttaaaccattctgggTGAGAATAGCTAGCATCTCGACTCGCCAGATAGCAAAGCtgattttaccatcaaatttc encodes:
- the LOC137839118 gene encoding uncharacterized protein, with amino-acid sequence MSHNREWFTTYEPIYDGLVLMGNDAQCKVVGEGTIKIKTHDGIVRNLTSIRYVPELKRNLISLGTLESHGCRYSAEGGILKMSKGALVLLKAIRCDSLYVLQGSTVTGFAVVASPTKITQVVAYEIRPYEKRSIDCNIPEEVWSGNPVDYSNLKIFGCPAYSHVNEGKLEPHVKKCIFLGYGLGVKGYRLYDPKSHKGDAREKVEFEIKTPAHEENVPNSSSTQDDQATAIDVALYDLELKQLDVKTTFLHGNLEEEIYIQQPEGFVVPGKEDHVCRLKKCLYGLKQSPRQWYKKFDSFMVGHGYSKSSYDNCVYFQKTSDWSFIYLLLYVDDMLIVARDKSLVNKLKVQLSSEFDMKDLGPAKKILRMEINKDRQAGKLFLSQKKYVFKMLDKFEMRDCKAVSTPIVAHFKLSPTSRCQP